Below is a window of Variovorax sp. TBS-050B DNA.
CGCGAGCTTCCGCGATTCGCGCCGGGTCGCGCGCTTCGGCCCCTACATCCACGACGACCTCGCGGCCAGCTTCCGCCCCGTGATGGACGACCTGCGCCGCAGCCTCTCGATGGTGCTCGAGCAGTCGGCGATCCGCATCGACCTGCACGACCGCAAGCACGGCGTGCGCGTGGCGGTGGTGAGCGACGTGGAGCTGCAGCGCAATGCCACCTTCGTGCTGGCCGTGAACGCCCACATGCCGAGCGAGGCGCTGCGCGCGCGCTTCCCCACGCAGGTCAAGATCGGCCCGGTCGAGCGCATCCGCGACCTCGTCAACCTCGCGCTGCCGGGCGTCACGCTCACGCCGCTGCCGGTGGCGCCGCGGCAGATCCCGTTCCATGCGGGCGCCAACTACTTCGAGCTCGAAACCCGCAACAGCGACCTGTGGCGCCAGCTCGAGCAGTCGGGCGGCGTGGCGATGCACATCGCGGGCGACTTCCCGGGCCTCGACCTGCAGTTCTGGGCGATCAGATCATGAGCACACCTCCCGACCCCTTCGCGGCGTTCGAGTCCGAGCGCACGGTCATCAAGCCCAAGCCGCGCACGCCGGCCGGCAGCGCACCGGCCGCGCCCGCGCCCGCACCTTTCGTGCCGGCCACCGACCCGGCGCCGGCCGAGATCGGCGAGCTCGGGCTGCTCAATCCGCTGGTGTCGGCCGCGGGCAAGCTGCTGGTGCTGACGGCCAAGCTGCGCAGCCTGGCGCAGCCGCCGAACGTGCCGGCGCTGCGCGCCTCGACCGCCGAGGCCGTGAACCAGTTCGACCAGAACGCGCGCCGCGCGGGCGTGAGCAACGAATCGGTGCTGGCCGCGCGCTACGTGCTGTGCACCGCGCTCGACGAGGCCGTGGCCAACACGCCCTGGGGCGTGCAGGCGGGCTGGAACAAGCAGAGCCTGCTGGTGCAGTTCCACAACGAGACCTGGGGCGGCGAGAAGGTGTTCCAGCTGCTCGCCAAGCTCGCGCAGGACGTGCCCACGCACCGCCAGCTGCTGGAGCTGATCTACAGCGTGCTCGCGCTCGGCTTCGAAGGGCGCTACCGCGTGGTGGACAACGGCCGCGCGCAGCTCGACGCGGTGCGCCAGCGCCTGGCCGACCTGATCGCCAAGGACCGCCCGCCGGTCGAGGCCGAGCTCTCGCCGCACTGGCGCGGGCAGGGCGCGGGCACGGTGCGGCTGCGCGAGTCGCTGCCGCTGTGGGTGTTCGCGGCCGGCTTCGCGCTGCTGCTCGCGCTCGCCTGGTTCGGACTGCGGCTCGCGCTCAACCACCGCTCCGACACCACCTACGCCGCGGTCTCGAGCCTGCGCGTGCCCAACATCCAGATCGCGCCGCCAGCCGCGCCCGCCAAGGCGCCGCGGCTCGCGCGCTTCCTCGAGCCCGAGATCAGGCAGGGCCTGGTCACCGTCACCGACGAGGCCGACCGCAGCGTGGTGCGCCTGCGCGGCGATTCCTTCTTCGGCTCCGGCAGCGCCGAGCCCATGGCGGCCTCGCTGCCGGTGCTGCGCCGCATCGGCCAGGCGCTGGCCGAGGTCAAGGGCGAAGTGCTGATCACCGGCCATTCCGACAACCAGCCGATCCGCTCGCTGCGCTACCCCTCGAACTGGCACCTCTCGGCCGCGCGCGCCGATGCGGTGAAGGGCGCACTCACCACGCTGGTCGAGCCCGCGCGCATGCGCGCCGACGGCAAGGCCGACGCCGAGCCCGTGGCGCCCAAC
It encodes the following:
- a CDS encoding DotU family type VI secretion system protein, with protein sequence MSTPPDPFAAFESERTVIKPKPRTPAGSAPAAPAPAPFVPATDPAPAEIGELGLLNPLVSAAGKLLVLTAKLRSLAQPPNVPALRASTAEAVNQFDQNARRAGVSNESVLAARYVLCTALDEAVANTPWGVQAGWNKQSLLVQFHNETWGGEKVFQLLAKLAQDVPTHRQLLELIYSVLALGFEGRYRVVDNGRAQLDAVRQRLADLIAKDRPPVEAELSPHWRGQGAGTVRLRESLPLWVFAAGFALLLALAWFGLRLALNHRSDTTYAAVSSLRVPNIQIAPPAAPAKAPRLARFLEPEIRQGLVTVTDEADRSVVRLRGDSFFGSGSAEPMAASLPVLRRIGQALAEVKGEVLITGHSDNQPIRSLRYPSNWHLSAARADAVKGALTTLVEPARMRADGKADAEPVAPNDTPANRARNRRVEVVLLAAPDAASAAAGVTK